One genomic segment of Helianthus annuus cultivar XRQ/B chromosome 14, HanXRQr2.0-SUNRISE, whole genome shotgun sequence includes these proteins:
- the LOC110906659 gene encoding uncharacterized protein LOC110906659, whose translation MSSSRQYSHSPRKSKANSKKKMLTFMANQIARIVPKIVSEIQASSTPNHSGDSHIVQPKPVSFNYKHFTACNPKTFTGKDGVTAMLEWFDNMEVTFINSECPEELKVRSATGVFQARALDWWTNERNIRSNELAYALSWEELRQLMMEEFCPPHEQQKLEEEFWTLKQVGDENLAYTTRFKQLCFIVPHLVLTTERTIRKYINGLPPTMRDTIEAARLDNIEDVYRLVASLNNNRVHDKQVAAASKPTSSSKPAHQITHNNRGKKHAHQSSVCNAVTPVENPKPNPTNPEKKQYTGSNPKCTTCHFHHPTTSPCRHCTSCNRYGHLAAYCRNNPTTAQNSKPANVVRACFKCGDPTHLRP comes from the coding sequence ATGTCGTCATCTCGTCAGTACTCTCACTCTCCCAGAAAATCCAAGGCTAACTCCAAAAAGAAAATGCTGACGTTCATGGCAAATCAGATTGCCAGAATCGTGCCAAAGATAGTGTCTGAGATTCAAGCCTCCAGCACTCCCAATCATTCTGGCGATTCTCACATAGTACAGCCTAAACCAGTCTCGTTCAACTACAAACACTTCACTGCCTGTAACCCCAAAACTTTCACTGGGAAGGATGGAGTGACAGCTATGTTGGAATGGTTTGACAACATGGAAGTCACGTTCATAAATAGCGAATGTCCAGAGGAACTCAAGGTGCGAAGTGCCACTGGTGTTTTCCAAGCCAgggcactagactggtggactaaCGAGAGAAACATTCGATCCAATGAGCTAGCTTACGCGTTGTCTTGGGAAGAGCTCAGACAGCTTATGATGgaggaattctgccctcctcatgagcagCAGAAGTTAGAAGAAGAGTTCTGGACCCTCAAACAAGTTGGGGATGAAAACCTTGCATACACTACCCGGTTCAAGCAGTTGTGTTTTATCGTGCCTCATTTGGTGTTGACCACAGAACGCACCATTCGGAAATATATTAATGGGTTGCCTCCTACGATGCGTGATACCATCGAGGCGGCTAGGTTGGATAATATTGAGGACGTGTACCGCCTCGTGGCAAGTTTGAATAATAATCGAGTTCATGATAAACAAGTCGCAGCAGCATCTAAACCTACATCCTCCTCAAAACCCGCTCATCAAATCACCCACAACAATAGGGGAAAGAAGCATGCTCACCAATCCTCAGTTTGCAACGCTGTTACACCAGTTGAAAATCCAAAACCTAACCCAACAAACCCAGAAAAGAAGCAATACACAGGATCAAACCCTAAGTGCACCACTTGCCACTTTCATCACCCAACTACGAGCCCATGTAGACACTGTACCTCCTGCAATCGTTATGGGCATTTGGCAGCATACTGTCGCAATAACCCAACGACAGCCCAAAACTCAAAGCCAGCAAATGTGGTCagggcatgtttcaaatgtggggatcCAACTCACCTACGACCTTAG